Proteins from one Bactrocera neohumeralis isolate Rockhampton chromosome 3, APGP_CSIRO_Bneo_wtdbg2-racon-allhic-juicebox.fasta_v2, whole genome shotgun sequence genomic window:
- the LOC126752652 gene encoding protein rolling stone — MSRLHVIVHPVKKELRRDKCGFDHTPADDFVKSQWQSCTKSVVYLIYRWLIALFFTAVVIDSMLEKEEGSSTNFWLYFIYLTNWGVMLCMLTNLLGAILVTTWHFHPEYADNLLNMESLTSPFVIYWGMHIISLVLSIVITVIYWSVLYDAAESSLNATNVLTHACNSIFMFIDLLIVAHPLRLLHMFLPALFGIIFAIFSVIYQTCGGKNRKGKPYIYHVIDWREPLNATLVVLGVLLLTCCIYLILFTIYKLRTLLYRRINNASYYFPTTMPHTGGAEKSANGTLPKTVKGTGIQHSPSGISMVFGNFNTPTGYHNEAFTSSTEKLERY, encoded by the exons TGGCAGAGCTGCACCAAAAGCGTTGTGTATTTAATTTATCGTTGGCTTATTGCGTTGTTCTTCACCGCCGTCGTCATAGATTCGATGCTCGAAAAGGAGGAGGGTTCATCGACAAACTTTTGGCTGTATTTTATTTACCTGACCAACTGGGGTGTAATGCTTTGTATGCTTACGAATCTATTGGGCGCCATTTTGGTCACCACATGGCATTTTCATCCAGAGTATGCGG ATAACCTTTTAAATATGGAGTCGCTGACTAGTCCATTCGTCATCTATTGGGGCATGCATATTATATCTTTAGTCCTTTCAATAGTGATAACCGTAATCTATTGGAGTGTGCTCTATGatg CTGCTGAGAGCTCATTAAACGCCACGAACGTGCTGACACATGCCTGCAATTCCATTTTTATGTTCATCGATTTGCTGATTGTGGCACACCCGTTGCGGCTACTGCATATGTTTCTACCAGCGTTATTTGGTATCATATTTGCGATATTCTCCGTCATATACCAGACATGTGGCGGCAAAAACAG aaaGGGCAAACCGTACATTTATCACGTGATTGATTGGCGTGAACCGTTAAATGCCACGCTTGTGGTTCTTGGCGTGCTCCTGCTTACCTGCTGCATCTACTTGATACTCTTCACCATCTACAAGCTGCGCACTCTGCTCTATAGACGCATAAATAATGCCTCATACTACTTCCCAACAACAATGCCGCACACTGGCGGTGCCGAGAAGTCCGCAAATGGCACTTTGCCGAAAACAGTTAAAGGCACGGGCATCCAGCATTCGCCTTCCGGTATTTCTATGGTGTTCGGTAACTTCAACACGCCCACTGGCTATCATAACGAAGCGTTCACGAGTAGCACCGAGAAGTTGGAGCGGTATTAA